One region of Paraburkholderia acidiphila genomic DNA includes:
- a CDS encoding helix-turn-helix transcriptional regulator, whose product MGPTAAAHAAAIDTVAHSARVRHCAPDETSGLIDAIYDAGFDAQRWPAVCARIAQRIGAQHVNLTMLPPESTFSLAEWDGIDASFAHSYAQHYGGFDPIVPQARRWAAGTLVTDTMIHPQGSLERSAFVQEWVRPQRFYTVAFANVLREGDMAAVLGALRHEKRFYSEDELDALRDLLPHLRNALRVQRHTARTLAAYDKSADAPTDALDALAHGVLIVDADAHIVFANRAATAQLARANGLRTEHAALSAGTAAATQQLRALIARAAGRDARGRTGGAMLIARQRPDEPLQALVSPLGAHRRADYCAQAERAGTAMLIVIDPQSSRRGVETRLVALFGLTPAEARVACEVGKGLNPKDVAEALQVLPSTVRTHLHHVFAKTTTRRQAELMRLIAQLAIARGD is encoded by the coding sequence ATGGGGCCCACTGCGGCCGCACACGCTGCGGCTATCGATACCGTTGCGCACAGCGCGCGCGTGAGGCATTGCGCGCCCGATGAAACCAGCGGCCTGATCGACGCGATCTACGACGCCGGGTTCGACGCGCAACGCTGGCCGGCTGTCTGTGCGCGCATTGCGCAGCGCATCGGCGCGCAACACGTCAATCTCACGATGCTGCCGCCCGAAAGCACGTTCTCGCTCGCCGAATGGGACGGCATCGACGCCTCGTTCGCCCATTCGTACGCGCAGCACTATGGCGGCTTCGATCCGATCGTGCCGCAGGCGCGCCGCTGGGCCGCCGGCACGCTCGTCACCGACACGATGATCCACCCGCAGGGAAGTCTGGAGCGCAGCGCCTTCGTGCAGGAGTGGGTGCGCCCGCAGCGCTTCTATACGGTGGCCTTCGCGAACGTACTGCGCGAAGGCGACATGGCCGCCGTGCTCGGCGCGCTGCGCCACGAAAAGCGCTTCTATAGCGAAGACGAGCTGGACGCCCTGCGCGACCTGCTGCCGCATCTGCGCAATGCATTGCGCGTGCAGCGGCACACCGCCCGTACCCTCGCCGCTTACGACAAAAGCGCGGACGCTCCCACGGACGCACTCGACGCGCTCGCGCACGGCGTCCTGATCGTCGACGCCGATGCCCACATCGTGTTCGCGAACCGCGCCGCCACGGCGCAACTCGCGCGCGCAAACGGACTGCGCACGGAGCACGCCGCGCTCAGCGCCGGCACGGCCGCCGCCACGCAGCAGTTGCGCGCGCTGATTGCGCGCGCAGCCGGACGCGACGCACGCGGCCGCACGGGCGGCGCGATGCTGATCGCCCGCCAGCGACCCGACGAACCACTCCAGGCGCTCGTATCGCCGCTAGGCGCGCATCGTCGCGCCGACTACTGCGCGCAGGCTGAGCGCGCCGGCACGGCCATGCTGATCGTGATCGATCCGCAGTCGTCGCGGCGCGGCGTGGAAACGCGCCTCGTCGCGCTGTTCGGCCTCACGCCCGCGGAAGCGCGCGTGGCCTGCGAAGTCGGCAAGGGCCTCAACCCGAAAGACGTGGCCGAGGCGCTGCAAGTTCTGCCCTCGACCGTGCGCACGCATCTGCATCACGTGTTCGCGAAAACAACCACGCGCCGCCAGGCCGAGCTCATGCGCTTGATCGCGCAGCTTGCGATTGCGCGCGGCGATTGA
- a CDS encoding ABC transporter ATP-binding protein, whose amino-acid sequence MLKLEKVHTHYGAVEALAGVSIEVNKGEIVTLIGSNGAGKTTLMMTVCGTPRASAGKVTFEGEDITRMPTHEIMRKGMAISPEGRRVFPSLTVLENLQMGGFFASQHEIDAGIEHVFKLFPRLNQRAKQRAGTMSGGEQQMLAIGRALMSKPRLLLLDEPTLGLAPLVIAQIFDIIRTIREEGVTVFLVEQNANKALHVADRGYVLETGRVVLADSADNLLANDNIKRAYLGG is encoded by the coding sequence ATGCTGAAGCTGGAAAAGGTCCATACCCACTATGGCGCGGTGGAAGCGCTGGCGGGCGTGTCGATCGAAGTGAACAAGGGCGAGATCGTCACGCTGATCGGCAGCAACGGCGCCGGCAAGACCACGCTCATGATGACCGTGTGCGGCACGCCGCGCGCATCGGCAGGGAAGGTGACGTTCGAAGGCGAGGACATCACGCGCATGCCCACGCACGAGATCATGCGCAAAGGCATGGCGATCTCGCCGGAAGGCCGCCGCGTGTTCCCGAGCCTCACGGTGCTCGAAAACCTGCAGATGGGCGGATTCTTCGCCTCGCAGCACGAGATCGATGCGGGCATCGAGCACGTGTTCAAGCTGTTTCCGCGTTTGAACCAGCGTGCGAAGCAGCGTGCGGGCACGATGTCGGGCGGCGAGCAGCAGATGCTCGCCATCGGCCGTGCGCTCATGAGCAAGCCGCGTTTGCTGCTGCTCGACGAGCCCACGCTCGGTCTCGCGCCGCTCGTGATCGCGCAGATTTTCGACATCATCCGCACGATCCGCGAGGAAGGCGTGACAGTGTTCCTCGTCGAGCAGAACGCGAACAAGGCGCTGCATGTGGCCGATCGCGGCTATGTGCTGGAGACGGGGCGCGTGGTGCTGGCCGATAGCGCGGACAATCTGCTCGCCAACGACAATATCAAACGCGCCTATCTGGGCGGTTGA
- a CDS encoding DUF2501 domain-containing protein — MATLTLALLAPWGAAQAQLGNLLNQGGAGGANSGGSAQGALGNLGGLGSSLSAPSLTSNSLGNVTGVLQYCIKNNYLNADAASNVKDSLLSKLPGGANTTDSGYTQGTSGILTAGNGQKLDLSGSGLKEQATKQVCDKILSQAKSML, encoded by the coding sequence ATGGCCACCCTGACTCTGGCGCTGCTCGCCCCCTGGGGCGCCGCGCAGGCGCAACTCGGCAACCTGCTCAACCAGGGCGGCGCCGGCGGTGCCAATAGCGGCGGTTCGGCACAGGGTGCGCTGGGCAATCTGGGCGGCCTTGGCAGCTCGCTTTCCGCGCCCTCGCTCACCTCGAACAGTCTCGGCAATGTCACCGGCGTGCTGCAGTACTGCATCAAGAACAATTACCTGAATGCCGACGCCGCGAGCAACGTGAAGGACTCGCTGCTCAGCAAGCTGCCCGGCGGCGCCAACACGACGGATAGCGGCTACACCCAGGGCACGAGCGGCATCCTCACGGCCGGCAATGGGCAGAAGCTCGACCTCTCGGGCAGCGGCCTCAAGGAGCAGGCCACGAAGCAGGTCTGCGACAAGATCCTGAGCCAGGCGAAATCGATGCTCTAA
- a CDS encoding DUF4337 domain-containing protein — protein sequence MSEEYEVHGPHDHAVEHAAAGHGGHGEGDAFPGRMAVMTAILASIGAIFAYQSGNSENQALYYKNEAAIRKTEAANQWAYYQAKGEKQNLAELGAQLSALAPNSDAAQKRFAADADRYRQQKEPIRAKAEALEKIVEQDDALSEQVLHGHHRWAQATTLIQISIALTAITLLTRRRWLLNTSVGVAIVGVGLGALAFFGG from the coding sequence ATGTCTGAAGAGTACGAAGTGCATGGGCCGCACGACCACGCGGTCGAACACGCCGCGGCGGGCCATGGCGGGCACGGAGAGGGCGACGCGTTCCCGGGCCGCATGGCGGTGATGACGGCGATCCTCGCGTCCATTGGAGCGATCTTTGCCTACCAGAGCGGCAACAGCGAGAACCAGGCGCTCTATTACAAGAACGAAGCGGCGATTCGCAAGACCGAAGCCGCGAATCAATGGGCCTACTATCAGGCGAAAGGCGAGAAGCAGAATCTGGCGGAACTAGGCGCGCAACTCTCCGCGCTCGCGCCGAATTCGGACGCCGCGCAAAAGCGCTTTGCCGCCGACGCCGACCGCTATCGCCAGCAGAAAGAGCCGATCCGCGCCAAGGCGGAAGCGCTCGAGAAAATCGTCGAGCAGGACGATGCGCTAAGCGAGCAGGTGCTGCACGGCCATCATCGCTGGGCGCAGGCCACGACGCTCATTCAGATCTCGATCGCGCTCACGGCAATCACGCTGCTGACGCGGCGCCGCTGGCTGCTCAATACGTCGGTGGGCGTGGCCATCGTCGGCGTGGGTCTCGGTGCATTGGCGTTCTTCGGCGGCTGA